GCAGCGAGACCGCCACAAGATCTACATCATCGACGAGGTCCACATGCTCTCCGGGGCGGCGTTCAACGCGCTCCTGAAGACGCTGGAGGAGCCGCCCGGGCACGTGAAGTTCATCTTCGCCACCACCGAGGCGCACAAGCTCCCGGACACCATCCTCTCGCGCTGCCAGCGCCACAACTTCCGCCGCATCTCGGCGGCGCGGATGCTCCAGCGACTCAAGGAGATCTGCCAGGCCGAGGGCGCGGGCATCTCGGATGCGTCGCTGTCCATGGTGGTGCGCCAGTCCGAGGGCGGCATGCGTGACGCCCTCAGCTTGTTGGATCAGATCCTCGCCTCGTGCGGCCCCAACCCGACCGACGAGGCCGTGGCCGAGGCCATGGGCGCCATCGACCGCACGGTGGTGCAGGACTTCGCCGAGGCGATGGTCCGCAAGGACGCCAAGCGCGTGCTGGAGCGCGTGGAGGAGGTCTTCAATCGCGGGCTCGACCTCAAGCGGCTCGCGGAGGAGTTGGCGCTTCAGCTGCGCCACCTCTTCGTCACCAAGGCCCTGGGCGAAGCCCCCGCGGAGTTGTCCGAGTCCGAGCAGAAGTCCCTGCTGGCGCTCGCCAAGGAAGCGGACACCGCGCAGCTGTCGCGGTTGTTCGATGTGGTGCACGGCTGCATCTGGGACGTGTCTCGCGCGGCCCAGCCGAGGCTCGCGCTGGAGATGGCGCTGCTCAAGGCCATCCAGCTGTCGCCGGCCGGCTCCATCCCGGAGCTGCTCGCCCGCGTGGACCGACTCGCCGCCAAGGCCGATTCCGGAGCGTCCGGAGGTCGCTCCGGCCCCGCGAACTTTCGCGCCTGAGCGCCCCTCGGAATCCCGCTCCGCTCCGCCCCATCACGAGAGCAGCACGCCGCCTGGGCCACAGGCCCGTAGCGGAATTGCGCCCGCATCCCCGTCGCACAGCGCGGGGAGTGCGCGCGAGCCCGCGGCCATGCCATCGCCGACGAGCAGCGGCACGGCACAGCCCCTTGGCGTTTCCGACACGGGAGATGCTCCGCGTGGCCCGCGACCTTCGGGAGACGGCGACGCACGTCCCCCCGCGCCTTCGTTCGCAAGCGGTGACGCGCACACCGCTCAGCATTCCGGCCAACCTGCGCCTTCGTTCGCGGGCGGTGACTTGCGAGCGGCAACACCGCCGCCTTCGGGCCAGAGCGAAGCTCGGCACGCCTCCGCGCCGTCGGCCGAAAGAGCCCCCCCCGCCCCTCAGTCCTCGCCGAGCAGCACCGAGCCCCACGCGCCCTCGTTCGCGGATCCGCGTAGCGCGCCGCGCCCAGACTCGGTCATGGAGGACTTGCCGCCGTCGGCCGCGCGTCCTCTGTCATTCCTGAAGAATGGCGGGGCGGGCACCCCGCCCTCGGCGACGTCGAACATCCCCGCAGGAGTTCCACAGCCGCGCCCACCCGGCCCCGCGATGGACGATCTGCCTGCGTCGGCCGCGCGCCCGCTGCCCTTCCTCGGCAACGGTGCAGCCACGCCTGGCGCACCCGAGAGCCGGCCTCCAGCGTCGCCACCGGAGATGGCGGACCCTCATCCCGGCTCGCGCCCGCTCTCCTTCCTGCGCAATGGCGCTGCGGGCACTCCGCCCACCGCTCCTGGCGCACCCGAGCCTCGCCCTCCAGCTTCGGCACCGGAGATGGCGGACCCTCCTCCTCCGGGCTCGCGTCCGCTCTCCTTCCTGCGCAATGGCGCTGCGGGCACTCCGCCCACCGCTCCTGGCGCACCCGAGCCTCGCCCTCCAGCTTCGGCACCGGAGATGGCGGACCCTCCTCCTCCGGGCTCGCGTCCGCTCTCCTTCCTGCGCAATGGCGCTGCGGGCACTCCGCCCACCGCTCCTGGCGCGGACACTCGCCCCTCCCCCACCGCTCCCGTGGGGGCTTCGCCGCTCGCTCGCGCTCCTGGGCCCGTCACAAGCCCGACCGCAGGCAACACTCCGCTCACGCGTCCGGCAGAGTCCGCGCCCACCGTGCGCGTGACCAACGTGCGGCGTCCGGAGCCCTCGGGGCCTCCCGAGCCTCCGTTCCCCACGGAAGACGACGCCCGACTGTTCGCGGAGGAAGGCTCGGCCGAGGGGTGTGCCTCGGGTGAGTGCCTCCCCGCTCCCGAGCCGGAAGCCCCCGAGCCGGAACCCGACCCCGTTGCCCCTGCGCCTCGCGTCGGGAACGGGCGCGACAACCCCAACCTCTCGCTGCCCGAGCGGTGGCGCGCCGCGGTGGAGAGCGTGAAATCCGCGTCGCCTCGCCACGGCGCGGCGCTCGCCAACGGCCGCATGCAGTCCATGCGCGCCGGGGAGATCATCCTGGGCTTCGCGCCTCAGGCCGGGTTCCACAAGAACGCCGTCACGTCTCCCTCGGGAAAGAGCACCGTCGACGCGGCCCTGGCCGACCACTTCGGCCGGCCGGTCAAGCTCACCATCCAGGACATCGCCGCCGAGCCGAACGGGGGCTCGCTGAGCATCGCCGAGCAGGATGCCCAGAGCCGAGCGGCCCATGAGAAGAGCACGGAGGGCAAGGTGCGGAATCACCCCTCGGTGCGCGCCGTGCTCCGGCTGCTGGGGGGCGAAATCGAACACATCCAGGTCCTGGAAGCCGCGCGCCCTGCAGCCACCCCGTTGAGCGACACTCCGGAGGAGAGCCCCTGACAACCCCCGCGCGCAACGGTAGGGTGCGCGTCACAGTCCCATGTCCGAGCGGGGCCATGCCGGCGCCCGCTCCCACGTCCGCGGACCGAGGAAGCACATGCCTGGCATCGATTTGAACTACTTCATCCGGCAGGCGAACAAGCTGACGGAGAAGATCGAAGAGCGGAAGAAGCAGCTGGCGGACGAGACCGTCGAGGCCAAGGCCGGCGAGGGCCGCGTCACGGTGGTCGCCAACTGCGTGCAGGAGATCCGCAGCATCAAGATCGACAAGTCCGCCATCGACCCGAACGACCCGTCGATGCTCGAGGACCTCATCACCGCCGCCGTGAACGCCGCCCTGGCAAGCAGCCGCCAGCACATGCAGAGCGAGCTGGCCAAAATCTCCGGCGGCGTCAAGATCCCCGGCATTAACTAAGGCCGGATGACGCCCGATCCGCTCAATCGACTCGTCGCGCAGCTCGCGAAGCTCCCGGGCATCGGCGAGAAGACGGCCCAGCGCCTCGCGTTCCACATCCTGCGCGCGCCCGGCGAGTACGCCGTCGACCTGTCGCAGGCCATCCGCGAGGTGAAGGAGAAGGTGCACCTGTGCACGCGCTGCTTCTCCCTCACCGACTCGGAGCTGTGCGGCTTCTGCCGTGACTCGCGCCGCGAGGAGCGCTCGCTGTGCGTGGTGGAGACCTTCGCCGACTTGATGGCGCTGGAGCGCACCCGTGAGTTCAAGGGGCGCTACCACGTCCTGCACGGCGTGCTGTCCCCACTGGAAGGCGTGGGCCCCGAGCAGCTTCGCATCAAGGAACTGCTCGAGCGCCTCAACGACAGCCGGGTGGAGGAGATCATCCTCGCCACCAATCCGGACGTGGAAGGTGAAGCCACCGCGCTCTACCTGACGCGCTTGCTCAAGCCGATGGGTCTGCGCCTCACCCGCATCGCCCAGGGCCTGCCCATGGGCGGCGACCTGGAGTTCGCGGACCAGGCCACCCTGGCCAAGGCGCTCTCCGCCAGACGCGACCTCTGAGGCACGTGCCCGCTCTCGACCGAGAGCGGGCGCCTACTGCGTCACCCGCCAGGAGAACGGCATCATCACCGTGACCTCCTGGTCGCGGTGAGCCGGGAAACGCAGCCGCTGCGCCTGCGACTCCAGGCACCGTCCCACCTCGGTCGAAGCCAGCGGGCCCTTCGTGTCCGCGGTCACCTTCCCCGACGAGACGATTCGAAGCTGGACCTGCACCTCGCCCTGGCTGGCGGGAAGGTCCGCCTTGAAGCGCTCGAAGCACGAGGTGATGCGCGAGCGCCCACCCGACACGACACGCTGGATGTCCTCGATGCCCAGCGTCACCAGCTTCACGGGACGAGCCGCGCCCTTCGGAGTGGGAGTCGGAGCAGTCGTCCCCGTGTCCGTCGCGAACGCCACTGAACCCGGAGTTCCCGAGCCAACCGCGGGAACCGCCACCTTGTCCGGCTCCGTCGGAGTCGAGCCCGCAGGAGCCACGGCCGTCCCCGGCGCCGTCGTCCCGTCCGACGGAGGACCGGCAGTGTCCGATGGCGTCGGCGCGGCCCCCACCGCCGGAGCTGTCTCGGGGAAATGAGCCGTCGCCGGGTTCACCGCGGGAGTCGAAGGCGGAACCGGCGCGGCCGTCACGACAGCTGGACTGACAGGCTGCGCGTCACCCGGTGCCCATGCGCGCGCCGCCACGAACGCACCGCCCGCGAGCACCAGTCCACCCACCAAGCCCACGGCCAACGAGCGCCATCGCCGCGGCGCGGGAGCAATCTCCACGGGCCCGGAGCGAGTGGGCGTTCCCGGCGCCTTCTCCGATTCCGCCGTGACCGGAGGCACCCACGGCCGCCCCTGGACGGTGGCGCCATCCCCCGCGCCCGTCCGTGCAGGAACGGGAGCAACCGGAGGCGCGACGACGGGTGCCGCGGGCTGCGGCAGTCCCTCCGCCGGGTGCGAGACGTTCAGCGTCGCCAGCGTGGGGATGCGGGTGCGCTCGGTGAAGCGCTCCTCGCCGAAGTGCGAACGCAGGAACGCCGCGAGGGTCGTCGGTACGCCCGTGGCCCTGAGGTATTCGGCGAGGAAGATCTCCAGGTCCTGCGCGAACTCCTCGGCGGTGGCGTAGCGGTCATCGCGCTGGCCCGCCATGGCCTTGAGGATGATGGCCTCCAGGACCTCGGGCAGGTCCGCGCGCAGCTTCCTCGGAGGCTCGAACTCGGCGCGCGTCAGCGCGTTGAGGACGGCAAGGTCGTTGTCACGCGCGAAGGGCCGCACATGCGTGACGGCCTCGTACAGGCTGACGCCGAGCGCGAAGATGTCCGCGCGGCGGTCCACCTCCAAGCCCTGGGCCTGCTCCGGGGCCATGTACATGTACTTGCCCTTCACCACGCCGGTGCGCGTGTGCACCAGTCGCGACTCGGCCTTGGCGATGCCGAAGTCCAACACCTTCACCTGTCCCTGGTAGGTCAGGTACAGGTTCGAGGGCGAGATGTCCCGGTGCACCACGTGCAGCGACTGGCCCTGCTCGTTGGTGAACTCGTGCGCGTGGTGCAGGCCGTGCGCCGCGTCGATGAGCACGCGCAGCACCACAGGGAGCGGCACGTACTGACGACGGCGACCCGCGAGCCGCAGCGTCGTGGAGAAGTCCTCGCCCGCGAGGTACTCCATGCAGATGTAGTAGCAGCCGTCCGTGAACCCCAGCTCGTGGATCTGGATGATGTTCGGATGGGAGAGCTTGGCCGCGAGCCGCGCCTCGTCTCGAAACATCTCCACGAAGTCGGGGATGTTAGAGAGGTGCGGCAGCATGCGCTTGATGACGACGTTGCGCTCGAAGCCGTCGGTGCCGAGCAGCTTGGCGAGGAAGATCTCCGCCATCCCGCCCTCGGCCAGCTTCCGCACGAGCACGTACTGGCCATAAGGCCGCAGCAGGGGCGTGTCGGACGCGCCGGAGTTCTCCGGAATGGGGACGGTGGGCTGGGGGGGTGACATCGCCTCAGGGCCCTCGCTGTTTCAGGGTGCGCACCGTTTGAACCACCGGGACACCGGGACGACTCATCTTAAACACCAGCATCGGCGGCGTTCCCATTGGGACCGACCAGATATCGAACCGGTGCTTCCCGTCCAGCGTCACCGGACGTCCGTTGATGGACAGGTGCGCATCCACCGGGGCCACACCCGTCGCGTGAATCTTCGCCGCTGTCGGCTGGCCGTTGCGGGGCGACTCGATGACCAGCTCCTGCACGGAGTTGTCGTAGACCAGCTCCAGCTTGTTCATCCGTCCACCCTGGAGCGCCGCGCCCGCCGAGGACATCGGCGTCACGGACCACAGGTAGCTGCCCTCGCGCAGTGCGCCCGCGTCCAGCGCGGCGTGCGTATCCGTCACCGTGCGCTCGGCGACAGGGGTGGACAGCTCGCCCACGCGGTAGACCGCGACGCGGTAGCTCGCCGCGCGCGCCTCCGCGCCGTAGGTGAACGTCACGGCTGGAGGCTTGTCCTGGTAGAAGATGGTCGTCTTCTCGGGGCCCTCGGGCACCACGTTACGCAGCCGCGCCAACTCCTTGGGAGGATCCTCCGGAGCGAAGCGCGCGCTGCCCGCCGACACCTGCGTCCCGTCCGACTTGCGCACCCGCCAGTACAGCGCGCCCCGCGCCGGAGCCGCCACGTTGACGAAGGGCTGATGCACCAGGCCCGTCAGGACCGGCCGCGTGAAGGCCGAGTCCTGCGCCACCTCCACCACCGCATCCCCCGTGCCCTCCCAGGTGAGCGCCACCTGGGCCAGTCCCTTGTGGAACACCTCGCCGTTGTCGCCAGGTGCCAGCTCCATCGCGGCCCGCTCCAGCAACTCCACCCGAGGTGCCGCCGTGCCCGCGGACTCCACCGTGGCGCGCTCCCCCGCGCGCAGCGGCTGCCGGGCCTCGCCACGCACGAGGGTGACATCCCCCGCCTGCGCCTCCACGAGCAGCCCCGACGCCGTCCGCTGCACCGCGAGCCGAGCCGCGCCGGATCCCTCCAGCGACAAGTGGGGCAGCACCACCCGACTCGACCGCCCCGCGGCCAGCTGCAACCCGAGCGTGCCCTTGCGCAAGTCCAGCCGGGTCTCATCCGAAGTGCCGCCCTGCCCCGCGCCCTCGAGCACCGCCTCCGAGCCCGAGGTGAGCGACAGCAGTGACGCGCTGTCTTGCAGCGACAGCACCGCCGTGCCGCTGCGCACGCGAACCCCGTCGCCCGCGGCCAGCACCTCGCCATCTTTGCGAACCCAGCGCCACCGCGCCGAGCCCTTCGACTTCACCTCCGCGCGCCCAGACGTCGTTCGCAGCGTCACGGAGATGGGCGCCAGCTCAACGACGCGAGAGGCGCGCCCCACCACCTCCGCGCGCCCCGAGGCGACCTCCACGGACTCGCCCGCGTCAGCCTTCAGCGTCTGGCCATCCTTGGAGACGAACTCGATGGCGCCCAGCTTCACCTCGACGTGCGCGGCGTCCTCGGCCACGCGCACGCTCACCTCGCTCGGCTCCGAGCCCACTCGCGTGAGACCGAAGGGCGTGAGGATGCTCAACGCGACCCGCGTCGGAGCTGGGCCTCCCGAACCGGAGCCCGCACCCGCGCCAGCCGACGCCGGGACGCGCGACAGCACCACGCCGCGCGCCACCGTCAGCACGATGCCCTGCGCGTCCGAGCCCAGCGCGAACCGCGCATCCGAGCCCACCTCCACCGTGTGCCCGTCCGCGAAGCGCACCGTGGCCTTGCCATCCGCCCCGGTCTCCACCGCGTCCCCGGCGAACAGAGCGCCCGCGACCGCCGGGCCCGTCCTCCCCGCGCGTGACAGCCGCACATCACCTGTCACACCATCCAACTGAGCCAGCGCCACGGCGGTGCCCGCCTCCACGGGAGCAGCGGCGGCCACGGGAGCACTCGCGGGTGGAGGCGGCGTCTCCGGATCGCCACAGCCCGAGGCGACCACCAGGGACAACATCAGGACGCGCGCGGATTTCACCGGGCCCTCGGGAGGAGATCGACGTTGAAGATGGCCCGCTCGCCGTCGCGCAGCATGACGCTCTTGCTCTGGGGCCGGTGCCCCGGCGCGGAGATGATGATGCGGTACGTCCCGCCGCGAACTCGGACGGAGAAGGCACCTGTCTTGTCGGCCCGCGTGCGGACACGCGCCTGCGGAATCGCGAGCGTCGCGACGAGCGGACGGCCTCCCCGCGTGCTGCGCACCTGACCTGTGAGGGTGGCCAGCTCGCCCGTCTTGCGCTCCACCGAGAGCGCCACGGCCAGCTCGGCCTGCTGCCCCGCCACGATGACCGCCGCGTCCTCCACGGGACGGAAGCCCGGCACCACCACCGCGACCGCCACGGGCCCAGGGGCAAGTCCCTCGATGTTCGCCTTGCCGGACACATCCGCGCGCGCCTTGACGGTGCCCACCGCCACCCGCGCCTCCGGCAGTGGCGCCCCCGTCGCAGCGTCCACCACCGTCACCCGCAGACTGCCCATCACCGGAGCAGGCTTCTGCGCTCGGACCTCCAGCTCCGCGCGTCCGCCCGCCACCACCTGCGCGCGCGCCTCGGCCTCCTCATGGCCCTCCACCTGGACGCGCGCCAGCACCTCACCCACCGGAAGCTCGGTCGCATCCACCCGACCCTCGGCATCCGCCGCGACGGGCTCCCGGGCCTCGCCGCCCACGACGAGCGTCACCCGAGCCCCCGCGAGCGGAGCGCCCGTCGCCGCGTCCACCACCCGCAGCGCCAAGGCCCCGCGTGCATCCAGCACCGGCTCGGCCGAGGCCTCCCGCGCGGGTGAATCCGCCTCCCAGGTGAACTCCAGAGCCGCCCCCACCCGACGCAGGCGCTGCTCGGAGCGCGTCACCTCCGCGAGCGTCACCGTGTCGCGTACCTGCTGGAAGTCCAGCACCAGGGTGCCAGCCCAACCGCGAGCGCGCTTCAGCGGCACCAGCAGCGCGCCACCCACCGCGTAGCCCGAGGCCGTGGCCTTCGCCCCGGAGGCATCGCTCGCGGAGAGCGTCAGCGGAACCTCGCCGCGTCCCTCCAGACGCAGCCCCGCCGGCAGCGGAACCAACACGCGCCCACCGACCAACGCGGCGTGCCGGATGCCGCGCGCCAACTCAGGAGACTCCGCCCCGGCGAAGAGCGGGAGCTGCGAGTACCCATAGCCCGCGCCCACCTCCAACCGGACCGGCCCCAGCAGCGCACGCACCCGAGGCCCCACCGAGGCCCGCCACAGGCTGCCCCCCGTGACGCGCGTCCCCTCTGCCTTCAGATCGAACGCCTCCCGCTGCACGCTCGCCCACGCCCCCAACCAGGAGCCCACCCACCCGGTCGCCTGCGCCGACACATCATTCGGCGTCATGCCGTCATAGGTGAGCCCCGGCCCTACATCGGACTGCTGGCCCTGGCGCAGCGAGAGCCCATAACGGAGGCGGAGCGAGGCATGCTCCGGGGCTCCTGAGGACTGCGCGAACGCAGCAGGGGCGATCGCGACGAGCGCGAGCAGGAGCGGGACGATGGCGGACGGGCGGCTCGGGCGAGGCAAGGCCCGGCGGAGTATAGAGAAGGCCGTGAACGCACCCAAACCCGAGGCACGAGGTAACCCCGCGTTCCGCGCCAGGACCCACCGGGCCGGGTGTGGGGCCTGGACTCCGACCGGGCGCGCCGGTCCCGGATCCAGGAACCCGCACGGATCACGGCTGGCTTCTTGCTGGAGTGGAACTGCTTTGCTAAGCATGCCGACGGTCGGTAGCGCCTCGTCTAACCTCCGGGATTCACTCCAGAAACATCGGAGCGCCGCCGTGAGCGGGGCGAGCGAACGCTGAGGAGCGCATACGCCCATGGGCACGCAACTGGTGATGTACGAAGAGGAGTTCACCAAGATCAACGCGGTTTGCGACCGACTTACCAAGGACGCGAACGCGAAGGTCGTCTTCCTCGTCGACAAGAACGGCCAGCTCATCTCCTCCGCAGGCCAGACGCAAAACATCGACACGACGTCACTGGCGTCGCTGACGGCGGGCAATGTCGCGGCCATGGGTGGACTCGCCAAGCTGATTGGGGAGAACGAGTTCCCCAACCAGTTCCATGAAGGAGCGAAGGACTCGCTCTACATGACCATTGTCGGCAGCAGGGTGGTTCTGGTTGTCATCTTCGACAACCGGACGAGCCTCGGTCTGGTCCGCCTGCGCATCAAGAAGGCCAGCGACGAGCTGACCAAGATCTTCGAGAGCCTGGTGAAGAAGACGGACAGCCCCGGAGCCGGTTCGCCGTTCGCCGAGATCTCCGACGACGATATCGACAACCTCTTCAGCGAGTAACCCGGGAAGCCATGTCCTTCATCAATTACTCATCCCGCGAAATCAACTGCAAGATTGTCTATTACGGGCCGGGACTCTGCGGGAAGACGACCAACCTTCAGTACATCTACAACAAGACTGCCGCGGACACGAAGGGCAAGCTCATCTCGCTCTCCACGGAGACGGACCGCACGCTCTTCTTCGACTTCCTGCCGCTGTCGCTCGGTGAGATCCGCGGCTTCAAGACGCGCTTCCACCTGTACACGGTGCCGGGTCAGGTCTTCTACGACGCCAGCCGCAAGCTCATCCTCAAGGGCGTGGACGGCGTGGTGTTCGTCGCGGACAGCCAGATCGAGCGCATGGAGGCCAACATGGAATCGTTGGAGAACCTCCGCGTGAACCTGGCCGAGCAGGGCTACGACCTGAACAAGATTCCGTACGTCATGCAGTACAACAAGCGGGACCTCCCCAACGCGGTGACGGTGGAGGAGATGCGCAAGGCGCTCAACCCGCGCATGATTCCGGAATACCAGGCGGTGGCACCCACGGGGGTCGGTGTGTTCGACACGCTCAAGGCGGTCGCCAAGCTGGTGCTTACCGAACTTCGTAAGGGCGGCTGATTCCTGGGAGGACGAGACATGCCCTCCCCTCCGGGCGACCCGCCGGAAAGGATGGTATGACCACATGCCGCCAGGCTGGGCCGCTTTCAGAGGTCGCACCGTGCGTGTCGCTTCCGCCTCTCTCCGTCTCCTCGCGCTCCTGAGCGCCACCCTGTGCGTGCCAGCGCTGGCGCAGGAGTCGGCCGCCTCGCCTCCTCCCGGCGCGGCGGCAGCGCCCGCGGCGCCCGCGCCTTCGCCCACGTCAGCGGCTCCCGCCTCGGCGGTGGCCGCGCCGCAGACGGCGGACGAGGCCTTCAACACCCGCGTGAAGACGCTGGAGGAGCAGGTCGTCGACCTGAAGGAGAAGATCTACCGCTCCAAGGCGCGCCTGCTGTTGCTCCAAGAGACCGTGCTGGGAGGCGACCTCTCCATGGGCGCCCGCGCGGTCGTCATCCACAAGAACGAGATGGGCAACTCCTTCTTCCTGGAGTCCGTCGCGTATGCGTTGGATGGCGCGCCCATCTTCACCCAGGTGGACAGCAAGGGAGACCTCGACAAGCGCAAGGAGCTGGAGGTCTTCAACGGCCGCATCGTGCCGGGCCAGCATCAGATCGCCGTGCGGCTGGTGTACCGCGGCAACGGCTACGGCGTGTTCAACTACCTGGAGGGCTACAAGTTCAAGGTGCAATCCAGTTACACCTTCAACGCGGAGGCGGGGAAGGTGACCACCGTGAGCGTGGTCGGCCTGGAGAAGGGCGGCCTCACCACGGACATGAAGGACCGTCCGGCGGTGCGCTACGACCTCCAGGTCGCGCGCGACACGGCGAAGAAGGCCCCGCCTCCGGATACGTCCAGCCCTCCGGTGCCGGCGACCACCACCTCCGAGCCGAAGTAGGGGGACGCTCGTCGTGACCGCGTCGCTCCGCGCCCTCGCCCTCTCGGCCGCCCTGTTGGGTCCCTCCGCCGCGTCCGCCGCGGACCGGCCCTACTCCGGCCCCTCCGCCACGCAGCTTGAGCAGGTGGACGGACAGCTCCGAGGCGCCGAGGAGAACCTGCGCTTCGTGGAGACGCAGTTCACCCTGCGCCCCGAGCCCAGCGACGAGGACTCGCGCACGCGCCGCTTCTCCGACGGCGAGATTCAGTACCTCCTCGGAGACTGGGCCGCCGCGTCCGTCCTCTTCTACGACCTCATCAGCGAGCCGCGCTTCAAGGCGAGCCCCCACTACGAAGACGCGCTCTTCTATCTGTCGGACTCGCTCTTCCAGCAGAAGAACTACATCGGCGCGCGGGTGTACCTGCGCGAGCTGCTGTCGCGCCCCAACATCTCCGTCGCCCGCTTCAAGGACGCCCTCTCCCGCTTCCTCGCGGTGGCCGGGCGCCTCAATCAGTACGACGGCATCGACGGCTACGTGGAGCAGGCGCGGAAGCTGTCGGGCGGACAGCTCACGCCGGACATCGCGTACATCTACGCGCGCTGGACCTTCAAACGCACGGACCTGCCGGATGCCGAGCGCATCTCGCGCACGCGCGAGGCGTTCACGCCCCTGGCCGAGGCGCCCGGCCCGTTCCGCGCGCAGGCCGTCTACCACCTGGGCGTCGCATCCGTGCAGGCCGGAGACATCGCCAACGCCATCGGGTGGTTCCAGCAGCTCTTGCCCGCGCCGCCCGCCGCGCCGGGAAAGCAGCCCGCCGTGGCGCCCCCCGCGCCGCTGGTGTCCACCAACATGGCGGACGCGGACTCGCGCCGCATCCATGACCTGGCGCTCTTGTCGCTGGGGCGGCTGCTCTACGAATCGGGCCGCTACGACGAGGCGTTGGACCGCTACGGGCAGGTGCCGCGCGACAGCGAGTCGTTCCCGGAGTCCCTCTACGAAATCGCCTGGACGCACGTGCGCAAGGGCGACTTCCAGAAGGCGAAGGACGCCACGGACATCCTGCTGCTGGTGGCGCCCGACTCTCAGCTCGCGCCCGAGGCGCAGATCCTCCAGGGCACGCTGCTCCAGAAGCTGCACAAGTACAGCCAGGCGCTGGAGACCTACGACGGCGTCGTCAGCACCTACGCTCCGGTGCGAGACCAGATGGACGCGCTCCTGCGCGTGAACCACGACCCCGTCTCCTACTTCGACAACCTGCTCGCGCGCGGCGACCGGTTGATGGACGTGAACGCGCTCTTG
The genomic region above belongs to Myxococcaceae bacterium JPH2 and contains:
- a CDS encoding roadblock/LC7 domain-containing protein, producing MGTQLVMYEEEFTKINAVCDRLTKDANAKVVFLVDKNGQLISSAGQTQNIDTTSLASLTAGNVAAMGGLAKLIGENEFPNQFHEGAKDSLYMTIVGSRVVLVVIFDNRTSLGLVRLRIKKASDELTKIFESLVKKTDSPGAGSPFAEISDDDIDNLFSE
- a CDS encoding gliding-motility protein MglA produces the protein MSFINYSSREINCKIVYYGPGLCGKTTNLQYIYNKTAADTKGKLISLSTETDRTLFFDFLPLSLGEIRGFKTRFHLYTVPGQVFYDASRKLILKGVDGVVFVADSQIERMEANMESLENLRVNLAEQGYDLNKIPYVMQYNKRDLPNAVTVEEMRKALNPRMIPEYQAVAPTGVGVFDTLKAVAKLVLTELRKGG
- a CDS encoding dihydrolipoamide acetyltransferase: MRVASASLRLLALLSATLCVPALAQESAASPPPGAAAAPAAPAPSPTSAAPASAVAAPQTADEAFNTRVKTLEEQVVDLKEKIYRSKARLLLLQETVLGGDLSMGARAVVIHKNEMGNSFFLESVAYALDGAPIFTQVDSKGDLDKRKELEVFNGRIVPGQHQIAVRLVYRGNGYGVFNYLEGYKFKVQSSYTFNAEAGKVTTVSVVGLEKGGLTTDMKDRPAVRYDLQVARDTAKKAPPPDTSSPPVPATTTSEPK
- a CDS encoding tetratricopeptide repeat protein — translated: MTASLRALALSAALLGPSAASAADRPYSGPSATQLEQVDGQLRGAEENLRFVETQFTLRPEPSDEDSRTRRFSDGEIQYLLGDWAAASVLFYDLISEPRFKASPHYEDALFYLSDSLFQQKNYIGARVYLRELLSRPNISVARFKDALSRFLAVAGRLNQYDGIDGYVEQARKLSGGQLTPDIAYIYARWTFKRTDLPDAERISRTREAFTPLAEAPGPFRAQAVYHLGVASVQAGDIANAIGWFQQLLPAPPAAPGKQPAVAPPAPLVSTNMADADSRRIHDLALLSLGRLLYESGRYDEALDRYGQVPRDSESFPESLYEIAWTHVRKGDFQKAKDATDILLLVAPDSQLAPEAQILQGTLLQKLHKYSQALETYDGVVSTYAPVRDQMDALLRVNHDPVSYFDNLLARGDRLMDVNALLPPLALKYASTQKEVAGALRMVSDIDSGRKGAGEAQAIADRILSALDSRGLETFPELQEGYTRADAVETALTHAEQSLVQLESSLVEGRLTGDELQRLAAARAEREALRVRFASLPTTQKELEERRRRMQSRVDEVDREAFRLGYELQSLNAIAMAVRKWVDDTRRDRKTTPDEEREFLVQLQGEAETLSELKSDLDKTRRQLADERNSVDTSLAGEATIRTRYAEALVHEHDLLLAGEGRLPEDSARAILRAHEIRNRANALRVRVTAAKEVLHAQLQRRGREIRDKVLAEQALLQQYEAEVTTVSGDARNLVGRIAYDSFRRVRQQFYDLVLKADVGVVDVAFNRKQDNTTRIQDVSQQKDEALRALDSEFKGVLSEGGQ